The following proteins are encoded in a genomic region of Lactiplantibacillus plantarum:
- a CDS encoding WxL domain-containing protein, whose protein sequence is MQRPRRLITAWLGLLVLLMSLLVVNGGAIYATATTTATPIKFEEPPTELVIGQPFTLQLAVQGSQEHQVMVAIPEALTVDQTKTRQANRASLAELDFDADNRKLTLTPSDPTASTTFDLVLSASEAKTYKVTAEALITGPALATTTASAVASSEKPTTHTMTAEPITFTVAAGSAVDSPPEEAGTESAREVSNDAESTSSASQDPTTDDSSATATQAATTKRDDNNATSKSSEQSSSTTATSDPTADNDTATSRTAQADSEVERTPKATATKAANDITTAAIVVNPDGSTTVSTYDDLKSAYTNTAVTTIKLGANITHTSTSATELGTRTTSLTIDGQNHSLDLGIGNFTLGSTTTAQTMTVKNFSSIRGAIASGTSSGGAAGIIQSGTDGGANAGGARWTITVTDLITTSDVYRLVNAPGNQVNVSGAVTATTVAENMITGGMTFAASSTYIGRKANNSAANKAFFNFTATSTVGTGDRKVTIGSAANVNLLGSASDATRGIFYDQYDAVTVDTNAILTAKMYGNVYRAETANTFTANVGSKVTFENLATTSSNALYYTTPLIPLGNNSTFTVTGGELYITSSGSAPIFGGYMSGLSVLLDSPKAYDIKNTNFAILVQTGSIVETTIKSFKITNSNLSMWSLSLLNLLSASVTYQGITAIEQNGVLITNSGSVLPGLLTFSAARRIANTLSLPTVQFSSPYTSDLNAQLVTNADKKVRVRVITGYTESNGTQTPIYAGTGTATVKLTDDQGATQSGTTDSSGYVNFTLDHFPTAGATMTAQATTTYTSDPVTITVQDKTPPTPVTVKDGKIVADQKTIASGSTTTAGNTLRYTVNGTSAADSNGNAITATAASDGSWSLAMPATKLKANDVIQIFVKDSAGNENPVTSTTYHDATFAAATQYTVAPAIGPTAPTEPEHPGTTNTSGSENTGTGNTGELRLDYAPSQFNFGSVTTSMQPKTYAAQTINGVAKQWLQVSDNRLATHGWTVTARQNSPFTSTSGAQLTGAKLHIPAGQTYNERATGQLKSYAVDLTTAEQPVFAAPATANVGKDLSTNVWQPTQVQLTVPGNTAQAGQTYNTTVTWTLTANVTN, encoded by the coding sequence TTGCAACGACCACGAAGATTAATAACGGCTTGGCTCGGGTTACTCGTTCTCTTAATGAGTCTACTCGTTGTCAACGGCGGTGCCATTTATGCGACAGCGACCACCACGGCCACACCAATCAAATTCGAGGAACCACCCACGGAATTAGTGATTGGGCAACCTTTTACACTTCAGTTGGCCGTACAAGGTTCCCAGGAACACCAAGTCATGGTCGCTATTCCTGAGGCCCTCACCGTTGACCAAACTAAAACCCGGCAAGCCAACAGAGCGAGCCTCGCTGAGCTGGATTTTGATGCTGACAACCGGAAACTAACTTTGACGCCATCTGATCCGACAGCCAGTACCACGTTCGATTTGGTATTGAGTGCCAGTGAAGCGAAAACCTACAAAGTGACCGCGGAAGCACTGATTACTGGGCCAGCATTAGCGACCACTACCGCTTCAGCTGTCGCCAGTAGTGAAAAACCGACGACCCACACCATGACCGCTGAACCAATAACTTTCACCGTGGCCGCGGGCTCCGCAGTCGACTCACCTCCTGAAGAAGCCGGCACTGAATCAGCACGTGAGGTCAGCAATGATGCCGAAAGCACCTCTTCGGCCAGTCAAGACCCGACCACTGACGATTCGTCAGCAACAGCAACACAAGCGGCTACCACGAAACGTGATGACAACAATGCCACAAGCAAATCGTCCGAACAGTCGTCTAGTACCACCGCGACATCGGACCCGACTGCTGACAACGACACTGCTACTAGTCGCACAGCGCAGGCTGATTCGGAAGTAGAACGGACACCGAAAGCGACTGCCACCAAAGCCGCTAATGATATCACGACCGCCGCAATCGTGGTCAATCCAGATGGTAGCACGACCGTCTCAACTTACGATGATTTAAAATCAGCGTATACCAATACCGCCGTCACGACGATTAAATTGGGGGCCAACATTACCCACACGTCAACAAGTGCTACAGAATTAGGCACTCGTACCACCAGCCTGACCATCGACGGGCAAAATCACAGCCTTGATCTCGGCATCGGTAACTTCACATTGGGTTCCACAACCACGGCCCAGACAATGACAGTAAAAAACTTCAGTAGTATTCGTGGCGCAATTGCGAGTGGAACAAGTAGTGGTGGCGCCGCCGGAATCATTCAAAGTGGGACCGATGGTGGGGCTAATGCTGGTGGAGCTCGTTGGACGATTACAGTGACCGATTTAATCACTACCAGCGACGTTTACCGCCTCGTCAACGCTCCTGGTAATCAAGTCAATGTCAGTGGCGCAGTCACCGCAACAACCGTCGCTGAAAACATGATTACTGGTGGAATGACCTTTGCCGCCAGCAGTACCTACATCGGTCGCAAGGCGAATAACAGTGCCGCCAACAAAGCTTTCTTCAACTTCACGGCAACTAGTACAGTTGGGACTGGAGACCGTAAAGTCACTATTGGTAGCGCTGCTAATGTTAACTTGCTAGGTAGCGCATCAGACGCGACTCGGGGTATTTTCTATGACCAGTATGATGCCGTCACGGTGGATACCAACGCTATCCTAACCGCCAAGATGTACGGTAACGTCTATCGGGCAGAAACAGCAAACACGTTTACCGCCAACGTTGGCAGTAAGGTCACGTTTGAGAACTTAGCCACAACTAGTAGTAATGCGCTCTACTACACTACCCCGTTGATTCCGCTTGGCAACAACAGTACGTTTACCGTGACGGGTGGTGAGTTGTATATCACTAGTAGTGGCTCAGCCCCCATTTTTGGTGGCTACATGTCCGGTTTGAGCGTCTTGCTAGATTCTCCTAAGGCCTACGACATTAAAAATACGAACTTTGCAATTCTCGTTCAAACGGGGTCAATCGTCGAGACGACCATTAAAAGTTTCAAAATCACGAACAGTAACCTGAGTATGTGGTCATTGTCCTTATTGAACCTGTTGAGCGCCAGTGTGACCTATCAAGGGATCACCGCCATCGAACAGAACGGGGTCCTGATTACCAACAGCGGTAGCGTCTTACCGGGACTACTCACCTTCTCGGCTGCGCGCCGAATTGCGAACACCCTCTCACTGCCGACTGTGCAATTCAGCTCACCGTATACGAGTGACTTGAACGCCCAGCTCGTCACCAATGCCGACAAGAAGGTCCGCGTTCGCGTTATCACCGGTTATACAGAATCGAATGGCACACAAACGCCGATTTACGCCGGAACGGGCACGGCAACCGTCAAGTTAACAGATGATCAAGGCGCAACGCAAAGTGGTACGACTGACAGCAGCGGTTACGTTAATTTCACGTTAGATCATTTTCCAACGGCCGGCGCGACTATGACAGCTCAAGCAACGACCACCTATACTTCAGATCCTGTCACCATAACCGTCCAGGATAAGACGCCACCGACGCCGGTAACCGTTAAAGATGGAAAAATCGTTGCCGACCAAAAAACGATTGCCAGCGGTTCCACGACGACGGCTGGTAACACACTTCGTTACACGGTTAACGGGACCTCCGCAGCTGATAGCAACGGCAATGCCATCACCGCAACCGCTGCCAGTGATGGGAGTTGGTCCCTTGCGATGCCAGCCACCAAATTAAAAGCTAATGACGTCATTCAGATTTTTGTGAAAGATAGTGCGGGGAACGAGAATCCGGTCACCAGTACAACTTATCATGATGCCACGTTTGCCGCCGCTACCCAATACACTGTCGCACCGGCAATCGGCCCGACAGCACCAACTGAGCCCGAGCACCCTGGTACGACCAATACCAGTGGGAGCGAAAACACTGGGACCGGTAATACGGGCGAACTTCGTTTAGACTACGCGCCCAGCCAATTTAACTTTGGCAGTGTCACAACAAGTATGCAGCCTAAAACTTACGCCGCCCAGACAATCAACGGTGTCGCGAAACAGTGGCTCCAAGTTTCGGATAATCGGTTAGCAACTCACGGTTGGACCGTCACCGCCCGCCAGAACAGTCCTTTTACTAGTACTAGTGGCGCCCAACTCACCGGCGCGAAGTTACACATTCCTGCCGGGCAGACCTATAATGAACGCGCTACGGGCCAGCTCAAAAGCTACGCGGTCGATCTCACAACCGCCGAACAACCCGTCTTTGCAGCCCCAGCAACGGCCAACGTGGGGAAAGACCTTTCAACCAACGTCTGGCAACCCACCCAAGTTCAATTGACCGTTCCTGGCAACACCGCCCAAGCGGGCCAAACCTATAACACAACCGTAACTTGGACGCTAACGGCTAACGTGACGAACTAA
- a CDS encoding LPXTG cell wall anchor domain-containing protein yields the protein MAKFRRLVLLSLSLGLALAGGCRSPDALAATPTDTSVTLTDWQAGTDLTNFQHPRPYQYLAVPNIIATANQQASTQTPSSAAIRPDKSVLPQTNEARQLLVWLGLLTAVLAGWLVWLMQRRRE from the coding sequence ATGGCTAAATTCAGGCGGCTAGTTTTACTATCATTAAGCCTTGGACTAGCCCTCGCTGGTGGCTGTCGGAGTCCCGATGCCCTAGCGGCTACCCCAACTGACACTAGTGTGACATTGACCGACTGGCAAGCCGGGACGGACCTGACAAACTTCCAGCACCCCCGTCCCTATCAATATCTAGCGGTGCCCAACATCATCGCCACTGCTAATCAACAGGCTTCGACTCAGACACCATCATCCGCGGCAATACGTCCAGATAAATCAGTGCTACCACAAACGAATGAAGCCCGCCAACTGTTAGTCTGGTTAGGTCTGTTGACAGCTGTCTTAGCCGGTTGGCTCGTGTGGCTCATGCAACGCCGAAGGGAGTGA
- a CDS encoding DUF916 and DUF3324 domain-containing protein — translation MKKLMCLFGVIGGLVFMSWTSPSVQATATNAEVQYSVNKISPGQEVDASSPFFDPKAKAGTTRKIQARVYNPTDQSITVKTQLLTTFTNDSGQIAYTQTAKRYDASLKYRFDQIATLAAGSDKVTVPAKSNRVVSATINIPKGFDTGVILGSWYFEKMGQGAKKASKGVNINQKYSYALAVKLTAKEIAQPKLTLGTVTPGLRNYRKVVLATIRNPEPAVVSQLKLTTKVTRKGSSKVLYQNSSDNLIMAPNSNFTYPTFLDDQVMWAGDYTLSVTATTNDSKWAKKTWHWSRDFKITTEQARQNNQKAKNDPAAPISIWWYVLIVIVIAGLSAGIVYLIMKRHNRRT, via the coding sequence ATGAAAAAATTGATGTGCTTATTCGGCGTAATTGGTGGCTTGGTTTTCATGAGTTGGACCTCACCAAGCGTCCAGGCCACCGCTACCAATGCCGAAGTTCAATATAGTGTTAACAAAATCAGTCCCGGCCAAGAAGTCGATGCTAGCAGTCCGTTTTTCGACCCTAAGGCCAAGGCGGGCACCACTCGTAAAATTCAGGCGCGGGTCTATAACCCGACTGACCAATCAATTACGGTCAAGACCCAGCTACTCACGACATTTACGAATGATTCAGGCCAAATCGCTTACACCCAAACAGCCAAACGATACGATGCCAGCTTAAAATATCGTTTTGATCAAATTGCGACTTTGGCAGCCGGTTCCGATAAAGTCACGGTCCCCGCCAAAAGTAACCGGGTCGTCAGCGCCACAATCAACATTCCCAAAGGATTCGATACCGGTGTAATCTTAGGCTCATGGTACTTCGAAAAAATGGGGCAAGGCGCGAAAAAAGCATCCAAGGGCGTCAATATTAACCAAAAATATAGTTATGCGTTAGCGGTTAAACTGACGGCCAAAGAAATTGCACAGCCTAAGTTGACTTTGGGGACGGTCACTCCCGGATTACGCAACTATCGCAAAGTCGTGCTCGCGACCATTCGGAACCCAGAACCAGCAGTGGTCTCGCAATTAAAACTGACCACTAAGGTCACGAGAAAAGGCAGTTCCAAGGTACTCTATCAGAACAGTAGCGACAACTTGATCATGGCCCCCAATTCGAACTTCACTTACCCCACTTTTTTAGACGATCAAGTCATGTGGGCGGGTGATTATACCTTATCCGTCACCGCAACGACTAACGACTCCAAATGGGCCAAAAAAACTTGGCATTGGTCCCGGGACTTTAAGATTACGACTGAACAAGCACGTCAAAATAATCAAAAAGCCAAGAATGACCCGGCCGCCCCCATCAGTATCTGGTGGTACGTCCTAATCGTCATTGTAATTGCTGGCTTATCCGCCGGAATCGTTTATCTAATTATGAAACGACACAATCGCAGAACCTAA
- a CDS encoding WxL domain-containing protein, translated as MFNRFCLSTGLAILGLMATSLTALGATTNGTVTFQDDTSATAPVDPTSPNVPLTTTDPNNPATNNTGTLTLDVAPKTIDFGTVTTSNAAKTYTAIGNYNQYLQVSDKRTTANGWQVNVKQDRTLTNASNNHVLTGAVIHLPQGTARNSLNEPASVADSNLVVAPSVSVTTADQVVFSAPNRAGVGKATSTNTWNAGAVTLSIPKLTAQVGNYTNNLVWTLVAATTN; from the coding sequence ATGTTTAACCGCTTTTGTCTTAGTACGGGGTTAGCGATTTTAGGGTTAATGGCAACCAGTTTGACGGCTCTCGGGGCAACGACTAATGGTACCGTGACTTTTCAAGATGATACTAGTGCCACGGCCCCAGTTGATCCCACTAGTCCCAACGTCCCGTTGACAACCACCGATCCGAATAATCCGGCAACTAACAATACCGGAACATTGACCCTCGATGTAGCCCCAAAAACTATCGACTTTGGTACCGTCACTACGTCCAACGCAGCCAAAACTTACACTGCAATTGGCAACTACAATCAATATCTACAAGTCTCGGACAAACGCACCACTGCCAACGGCTGGCAAGTCAACGTTAAGCAAGACCGGACGTTAACTAACGCTAGTAATAATCACGTGCTGACTGGTGCGGTGATTCACCTACCCCAAGGAACTGCGCGTAATTCGCTAAACGAGCCCGCCTCAGTAGCCGATTCCAATTTAGTTGTTGCCCCCAGTGTAAGCGTCACCACCGCTGACCAAGTCGTTTTCAGTGCCCCCAACCGGGCGGGTGTTGGTAAAGCCACTTCCACAAACACTTGGAACGCGGGTGCCGTGACCCTTTCAATCCCCAAGCTGACAGCCCAAGTCGGTAACTACACGAACAACTTAGTTTGGACGTTAGTCGCCGCTACCACTAACTAG
- a CDS encoding WxL domain-containing protein has protein sequence MKKTVLTATMLLSLLGMPAVMATADSTANTTTNLELTENTGPTIPVDPTNPANPQVPEDPDNPATGNTGALTLDVAPRTFDFGSVQTYAAEHTYKATTTTNGQQYLQVTDNRGTDEQGWTVTVEQDQDLTETSGSSPHVLTGTTIHVPAGIARNSLATDPTAVDTNLTTTAADVTNTSGAVTVFNTTATTGAGKGTSVKVWDPSDVTLTIPKNTAKPGAYSNTLTWTLTAATPS, from the coding sequence ATGAAAAAAACAGTGCTTACCGCGACCATGTTGTTAAGCTTACTAGGAATGCCCGCCGTCATGGCAACCGCCGATTCAACTGCGAACACAACTACTAATTTGGAATTGACAGAAAATACTGGACCAACTATCCCAGTAGATCCCACTAACCCGGCCAATCCACAAGTTCCAGAAGATCCAGACAATCCAGCTACTGGTAATACTGGTGCTCTAACATTAGACGTGGCTCCTCGAACTTTCGACTTCGGCTCCGTTCAAACTTATGCCGCCGAACACACTTATAAGGCCACGACGACCACTAATGGGCAACAATATTTACAGGTCACCGATAACCGTGGGACCGATGAACAGGGTTGGACCGTAACCGTCGAGCAAGATCAAGATTTAACCGAAACTAGTGGAAGTTCACCGCATGTTTTGACCGGTACCACCATCCACGTACCAGCCGGGATTGCACGTAATAGTCTGGCAACTGACCCTACGGCGGTCGATACCAACCTGACGACTACAGCTGCCGATGTTACCAATACGAGTGGTGCCGTGACCGTTTTTAATACAACGGCCACTACCGGCGCTGGTAAAGGCACTTCGGTTAAAGTTTGGGATCCAAGTGATGTCACTTTGACGATTCCCAAAAACACGGCCAAACCAGGAGCCTACAGCAACACTTTGACATGGACCTTGACCGCTGCTACCCCTAGCTAA
- a CDS encoding peptidylprolyl isomerase PrsA: MKKWLIALAGVLLTFTLAGCGSKTVASTSGGKITESQYYSSMKGTSSGKQVLQQMILNKVLEKDYGSKVSTKQVTKQYNTYKSQYGSSFSTVLSQNGLTTKTFKEQLRSNLLLKEAVKDKVKITDKALKKQWKSYEPKVTVQHILVAKSATADKVLDALKKDSSQANFTKLAKKYSTDTTTKNDGGKLSAFDNTNTSYSSKFLTAAFKLKNGEYTTSAVKTSNGYEIIRMIKNPGKGKMSDHTADLKKQIWDNDMSDSTVLQNVVSKVLKGGNVSIKDNDLKDILSSYLSTSSSSSSN, from the coding sequence ATGAAGAAATGGCTCATTGCCCTTGCTGGTGTCTTACTAACCTTCACCTTAGCTGGTTGTGGTAGCAAGACCGTTGCATCAACTTCCGGTGGTAAGATTACCGAAAGCCAATATTACAGTAGTATGAAGGGAACCTCTTCAGGTAAGCAAGTCTTGCAACAAATGATCCTGAATAAGGTGCTCGAAAAGGATTACGGCTCAAAAGTTTCGACTAAGCAAGTGACGAAGCAATATAATACTTACAAGTCACAATATGGTAGTTCTTTCTCAACCGTCTTATCGCAAAATGGTTTGACGACCAAGACCTTCAAGGAACAATTACGTTCTAACTTATTATTGAAGGAAGCCGTTAAAGACAAGGTCAAGATTACTGATAAAGCTTTGAAGAAGCAATGGAAGTCTTACGAACCTAAAGTCACGGTTCAACATATCCTAGTTGCCAAATCAGCAACTGCTGACAAAGTCTTAGACGCTTTGAAGAAGGATTCTAGCCAAGCCAACTTTACGAAGTTAGCCAAGAAGTATTCAACTGATACAACGACTAAGAATGATGGTGGTAAGTTATCAGCCTTTGATAACACTAACACGAGCTACTCATCTAAATTCTTAACGGCTGCTTTCAAGCTGAAGAACGGTGAATACACGACTTCCGCTGTTAAGACCAGCAACGGTTATGAAATCATCCGGATGATCAAGAACCCTGGTAAGGGTAAGATGTCTGATCACACCGCTGATTTGAAGAAACAAATTTGGGACAATGATATGAGCGACTCCACTGTCTTACAAAACGTTGTTTCTAAAGTGCTTAAGGGTGGGAACGTTTCAATCAAGGATAACGATTTGAAGGATATCTTATCGTCATACCTTTCAACCTCATCTTCATCAAGCTCTAACTAA
- a CDS encoding YtxH domain-containing protein, with product MAKFIRNSLIGLGLSAATYMLINQKTPKALYTDIKSYVQDVLDAADNLQDAREEFSDAQSNLSVQMAHAAEVFDDIQTELDKFQFKIEPHVTIMKKRADHLQDTLDHLTKTTD from the coding sequence ATGGCAAAGTTTATTCGTAACAGCCTGATCGGTCTGGGTCTCAGTGCTGCTACCTACATGTTGATCAATCAGAAAACACCTAAAGCGCTCTACACAGACATCAAAAGTTACGTGCAAGACGTTTTAGATGCTGCTGATAACTTACAAGACGCACGTGAAGAGTTTAGCGATGCCCAGAGCAATCTCAGTGTTCAAATGGCCCACGCTGCGGAAGTTTTTGATGACATTCAGACTGAATTGGATAAATTTCAATTTAAGATTGAACCCCACGTAACCATCATGAAAAAACGTGCGGATCACTTACAAGACACTTTAGACCATTTAACCAAGACAACCGACTGA
- a CDS encoding HIT family protein, with translation MTAFEPKLDDDCIFCKIIKGDIPSYTVYEDDMVKAFLDISQGTPGHTLVVPKTHVADIFGYDRDLASIVFARIPEIARAIKATDENIIGMNIVNNNGAVAYQSVFHSHFHLIPRYSDKDDFRMIFKDNAKKYDETDYTRLQNAIKTELAN, from the coding sequence ATGACAGCTTTTGAACCAAAACTCGATGACGATTGTATCTTTTGTAAAATAATTAAGGGCGATATTCCGAGCTATACCGTTTATGAAGACGACATGGTCAAAGCCTTTCTTGACATCTCGCAAGGTACTCCTGGTCACACCTTAGTCGTACCGAAGACGCACGTTGCCGATATTTTCGGTTACGATCGTGATCTTGCCAGCATCGTGTTTGCGCGGATTCCTGAAATCGCCCGCGCTATCAAAGCAACTGACGAGAATATCATTGGCATGAATATCGTTAACAATAATGGTGCGGTCGCTTATCAGTCCGTCTTCCACTCCCATTTTCACCTCATCCCCCGCTACAGCGATAAAGATGATTTTCGGATGATCTTTAAGGACAACGCCAAAAAATATGACGAAACCGACTACACTCGCTTACAGAACGCCATTAAAACTGAATTAGCTAATTAG
- a CDS encoding ABC transporter ATP-binding protein: MTLAVQHLVGGYSQIPVLKDISFQVEPGELVGLIGLNGAGKSTTINHIIGLLTPMKGSIALNGVTLAQDPQSYKSQIAYIPETPILYEELTLKEHLEMTMLAYGLDQEQAWQRAHDLLKTFRLANKLDWFPANFSKGMKQKVMIVCAFITNAKLFIIDEPFLGLDPLAVHDLLALIATVKAQGAAVLMSTHVLDTAEKACDKFVLLHAGEVQTQGTFAEIKANYPDAGESLNDIYLSLTGVTRDE; the protein is encoded by the coding sequence ATGACATTAGCGGTACAACACTTAGTTGGTGGGTATTCGCAAATTCCCGTCTTAAAAGATATTAGTTTTCAAGTTGAGCCCGGTGAATTAGTGGGCTTGATCGGACTTAACGGGGCCGGTAAGTCAACGACCATTAATCATATTATCGGTTTGTTGACGCCCATGAAAGGATCAATTGCGCTCAATGGCGTGACATTAGCACAAGATCCTCAAAGCTATAAAAGCCAAATTGCGTACATTCCAGAAACACCTATCTTATATGAAGAGTTAACATTAAAAGAACATCTAGAAATGACGATGCTGGCGTATGGTTTAGACCAAGAACAGGCTTGGCAACGGGCTCATGACTTATTGAAAACTTTCCGATTGGCTAACAAGTTGGATTGGTTCCCCGCGAACTTCTCAAAGGGAATGAAACAGAAAGTCATGATTGTTTGTGCGTTCATCACTAACGCTAAGTTGTTCATTATTGATGAGCCTTTCTTAGGACTGGATCCTTTGGCGGTGCACGACTTGTTGGCATTGATTGCGACAGTCAAAGCACAGGGAGCCGCTGTCCTTATGTCGACGCACGTTTTGGACACGGCTGAAAAAGCTTGTGATAAGTTTGTATTATTGCATGCTGGTGAAGTACAGACACAGGGGACTTTTGCTGAAATCAAAGCGAATTATCCGGATGCGGGTGAGTCGTTAAACGATATTTATCTTTCATTGACCGGGGTGACCCGTGATGAATGA